One Candidatus Spechtbacterales bacterium DNA window includes the following coding sequences:
- a CDS encoding DsbA family protein, with translation AKIGGNDVFWEFSDRMFDNQRRLGDAFSIETAVSLGINEQEFRTCLDNSREIEAKLAADRDEAIALGGRGTPFAVVITPTENLIPFSGALSYEQIMSVVERARSN, from the coding sequence CGCTAAAATTGGTGGAAACGATGTTTTCTGGGAGTTTTCAGACAGGATGTTTGATAACCAGAGGCGTCTTGGCGATGCGTTTAGTATAGAGACTGCGGTATCTTTAGGAATTAACGAGCAAGAGTTTCGGACATGTCTTGATAATAGCAGGGAGATAGAAGCGAAGTTGGCAGCAGATCGTGACGAAGCGATTGCTTTAGGAGGCAGAGGAACGCCATTTGCTGTCGTCATAACTCCGACAGAAAATTTAATACCATTTAGCGGTGCACTGTCTTATGAGCAGATTATGAGTGTCGTTGAGCGAGCACGCAGTAATTAG
- a CDS encoding NAD(P)H-dependent oxidoreductase, whose translation MDKLKIKIILGSTRQGRFSEKPGNWILGEAQKKDTVDAELLDLRDYPMPFYNEPISPAMIEDGAYSNEIVRKWAEKIKEADAFIMVTPEYNHGTSAVLKNALDSVYAEWNNKPVGFVSYGGVGGTRAVEQLRTVVVELQMAPIRSAVHIQGGPWNLLDEKGNLKDGVLDSYEKSASDTVDQLIWWGQALSAARNK comes from the coding sequence ATGGATAAACTAAAAATAAAAATCATACTGGGTAGCACTCGACAGGGTCGCTTCAGTGAAAAGCCGGGGAATTGGATATTGGGCGAGGCGCAGAAAAAAGATACCGTGGACGCCGAATTACTTGATCTGCGGGATTATCCGATGCCGTTTTACAACGAACCGATTTCTCCTGCCATGATAGAAGATGGTGCATATTCAAATGAGATTGTGCGAAAATGGGCGGAGAAAATCAAAGAAGCCGACGCATTTATTATGGTTACACCGGAATACAATCACGGAACTTCCGCCGTCTTGAAAAACGCGCTTGATTCCGTCTACGCCGAATGGAACAACAAGCCGGTGGGTTTTGTTTCTTATGGTGGTGTTGGCGGCACCCGCGCCGTTGAACAGCTGCGCACTGTCGTGGTGGAGCTCCAAATGGCTCCGATTCGGAGCGCGGTGCATATTCAAGGAGGTCCGTGGAACTTGCTTGACGAAAAAGGAAATTTGAAAGATGGTGTCCTTGATTCTTATGAAAAGTCAGCAAGCGACACGGTCGATCAACTCATTTGGTGGGGACAAGCATTAAGTGCAGCAAGAAATAAATAA